From one Budorcas taxicolor isolate Tak-1 chromosome 21, Takin1.1, whole genome shotgun sequence genomic stretch:
- the FSCB gene encoding fibrous sheath CABYR-binding protein → MEEKDESEQSISAGRQEIRKRRRPSQPMVDKSQQTEVTEKKKQLSIPQSSCPKAAFSIGNIPGSKLNYECHRVSSQLQQTWIKRKRVQDMADKSVQTEAIVEEKKGEIKLVCEAVVPEEKPAAVEVGPEFPESVQEVEVPPSRYSVQVKTDRSQQTTCTGDWTMMNFPQKEKLDKEQQTYFSESEIVVIGWPANSFSNSKEGAQKHKSSGNIFVSEHPEFQPTTSSNEEIRQQSISRTLSISPTKKESPVPLEDEKDVPVEVQPPAAEEISAEEQLPLDEITAEELPVEVQPPPAEEAPLEVQPSPTEEAPGDEAPAKVEPMPDEEPLSEEPPAEEAPVEIQPSPVEDTAGYEAHAKVEATSSEETLLKEPLTEVQPPSAEEAPIHEAPELQLSPAVESPAEEAPADTEPPPAEEAPAEEVPEVQSPPAEESPAGEPPEVQSPPVEEAPEEEAPEVQSPPAEEAPAEEPPEVQSPPAEESPEEEPPEVQSPPAEEAPEEAAPEVQSPPAEEAPVGEAPEVPSPPAEETPAEEAPAEAEPPPAEEAPAGEPPEVQSPPAEEAPEEAAPEVQSPPAEEAPEKEAPEVQSVPAGQALAEEPLEVQPPPAEEATEEEASEVQSLPTDEASAEQGLGFQSPAADKAPEEEAPEVQSPPVDKGPEEEGQGLHSLPAEEAPAEEAPAEAEPPPAEEAPSEEAPAELQPPSAEETTSEMVSVEKQPSLTGEPFITPISLEEISAEVLLPPFEQTPADEALVENVSPVDQAPKEADVLVAKLESGNLDDKPKSEEPLERDTVPKDSSDTKNEGVSFEIQGVIHIELEQGPPPQLWSDLN, encoded by the exons atggaagaaaaggaTGAATCTGAACAGTCTATCTCAGCAGGCAGGCAAGAAATTCGAAAGAGAAGACGACCCAGCCAGCCCATGGTAGATAAATCCCAGCAGACTGAagtgacagagaaaaagaaacaattgtCTATACCACAATCATCTTGCCCCAAAGCTGCCTTTAGTATTGGTAATATTCCTGGAAGCAAATTAAACTATGAATGTCATAGAGTATCTTCTCAACTTCAGCAAACTTGGATAAAGAGAAAGCGTGTACAGGATATGGCTGATAAGTCTGTGCAGACAGAAGCTATtgtagaagagaaaaaaggagaaatcaagTTAGTTTGTGAAGCAGTGGTACCTGAGGAAAAGCCAGCTGCTGTTGAAGTAGGTCCTGAATTTCCAGAGAGTGTTCAGGAAGTAGAAGTTCCACCAAGCAGATACTCTGTTCAAGTCAAAACAGACAGATCTCAGCAGACTACTTGTACTGGAGACTGGACAATGATGAACTTTCCTCAAAAAGAGAAACTAGACAAGGAACAGCAGACATACTTCAGTGAATCAGAAATAGTGGTTATTGGATGGCCGGctaattctttttcaaattcaaaGGAAGGTGCACAGAAGCACAAATCTTCAGGGAATATTTTTGTCAGTGAGCATCCTGAATTTCAACCCACAACAAGTAGCAATGAAGAAATTAGGCAGCAAAGTATTAGCAGAACATTATCTATTTCACCAACCAAAAAAGAGTCTCCTGTACCTTTAGAAGATGAGAAAGATGTTCCAGTTGAAGTACAGCCTCCTGCTGCAGAAGAGATCTCTGCTGAAGAACAACTTCCACTAGATGAGATTACCGCAGAAGAGCTTCCTGTGGAAGTTCAGCCTCCACCAGCTGAAGAGGCTCCTCTTGAAGTACAGCCTTCCCCAACTGAAGAGGCTCCTGGAGATGAGGCTCCTGCTAAAGTAGAGCCTATGCCAGATGAAGAGCCTCTTTCAGAAGAGCCTCCTGCTGAAGAGGCTCCTGTTGAAATACAGCCTTCCCCAGTGGAAGACACTGCTGGATATGAGGCCCATGCTAAAGTAGAGGCCACCTCATCAGAAGAGACTCTTTTAAAAGAGCCTCTTACTGAAGTTCAGCCTCCTTCAGCTGAAGAGGCTCCTATACATGAGGCCCCAGAACTTCAACTTTCACCAGCTGTGGAGTCCCCTGCAGAAGAGGCCCCAGCTGACACTGAGCCTCCACCAGCTGAGGAGGCCCCTGCAGAAGAGGTCCCAGAGGTTCAGTCTCCACCAGCTGAGGAGTCCCCTGCAGGAGAGCCCCCAGAGGTTCAGTCTCCACCAGTTGAAGAGGCCCCTGAAGAAGAAGCTCCAGAAGTTCAGTCTCCACCAGCTGAGGAGGCCCCTGCAGAAGAGCCCCCAGAGGTTCAATCTCCACCAGCTGAAGAGTCCCCTGAAGAAGAA CCCCCAGAGGTTCAGTCTCCACCAGCTGAAGAAGCCCCTGAAGAAGCAGCTCCAGAAGTTCAGTCTCCACCAGCTGAGGAGGCCCCTGTAGGAGAGGCCCCAGAGGTTCCATCTCCACCAGCTGAGGAGACCCCTGCAGAAGAGGCCCCAGCTGAAGCTGAGCCTCCACCAGCTGAAGAGGCCCCTGCAGGAGAGCCCCCAGAGGTTCAGTCTCCACCAGCTGAAGAGGCCCCTGAAGAAGCAGCTCCAGAAGTTCAGTCTCCACCAGCTGAGGAGGCCCCTGAAAAAGAGGCCCCAGAAGTTCAGTCTGTACCAGCTGGGCAGGCCCTtgcagaagagcccctggaagttCAGCCTCCACCAGCTGAGGAGGCCACTGAAGAGGAGGCCTCAGAAGTTCAGTCTCTACCAACTGATGAGGCCTCTGCAGAACAGGGCCTAGGATTTCAGTCTCCAGCAGCTGACAAGGCCCCTGAAGAAGAGGCCCCAGAAGTTCAGTCTCCACCAGTTGACAAGGGCCCTGAAGAAGAGGGCCAAGGACTTCATTCCCTACCAGCTGAGGAGGCCCCTGCAGAAGAGGCCCCAGCTGAAGCTGAGCCTCCACCAGCTGAAGAG GCTCCTTCAGAAGAGGCCCCTGCTGAACTGCAGCCTCCATCAGCTGAAGAAACTACTTCAGAAATGGTCTCTGTTGAGAAACAGCCTTCACTCACTGGAGAGCCCTTTATTACACCAATCTCTTTAGAAGAAATCTCTGCTGAAGTTCTGCTTCCACCATTTGAGCAAACCCCTGCAGATGAGGCTCTTGTAGAGAATGTGTCTCCAGTAGATCAGGCTCCAAAGGAGGCAGACGTCCTGGTAGCAAAATTAGAATCAGGGAATTTGGATGATAAGCCAAAATCTGAAGAGCCTTTAGAACGGGATACTGTTCCTAAAGATTCATCTGATACCAAGAATGAAGGGGTTTCTTTTGAAATACAGGGTGTGATCCATATAGAACTGGAACAGGGGCCTCCTCCTCAGCTGTGGTCTGATCTTAACTAA